The Deltaproteobacteria bacterium genome has a segment encoding these proteins:
- a CDS encoding TonB-dependent receptor, which translates to MSRWILTCALAAFVLAAPGASTAAAEGRIAGVVTDASSLVPMQGVEVDIEGTERTTLTDEEGAYRFENVPDGEYVLVFSSNGYEPVKESVTVSGKTATRNVDLKPASGEFTLQEVAVTARKEIADVAKQSVSREEIMTMPGGGGDAVRVVESMPGVVRNPVSSFTIGPAIRGTSPEDSRYYVDGFDIPQLLHFGGLQTVINSEWIESLDYYAGGYSTKYGNAMGGIVEINTRPPNNEKFSGVADITNYSSFVLAEGPFDKDGAWSGGAAVRRSFIDFILPELMPDDQGAFTVVPRFYDYQAQAAWRPNPRHSIRLFAYGSDDAFGLVNKEANQEQPTADQTFEFETWFHQPSLSWTFTPDASVTNRLAAAYNIQNLSIAVFKDTTFDISGTVPVVRDDLTWKIAPWSTLAVGVEGMAGEFHVTADVIRPPKEGDPSANLFNERSYRYDETLSLGIFEGYIEDSVKIADTVILTPGVRATAGTFYNEDIEVTRSSFDPRLFTRVFATRKLTFKGAVGVYHQYPQPDEFLPPFGTDQVDPEYAVSYNGGAEYDFGEGWSLDAQGYYKQLENLVAGTNADDPEPYNNEGIGHVYGAELLARKELTDRLYGWLAYTFTVSERRDQPGDDWRYFDQDQRHNAVVVASYRLGEHWRVGGRFTYATGLPFTPIESALYNADTDSYVPLYSDKINEERDDDIHQLDVRVDRAWEYTNWQLTVYLDLQNVYFRKQPVGYIYNYDYTQREALSLPTFYPTLGVAARW; encoded by the coding sequence ATGTCGCGATGGATCTTGACGTGCGCGCTCGCCGCGTTTGTGCTCGCCGCGCCCGGCGCGTCGACCGCCGCCGCCGAAGGGCGGATCGCGGGCGTCGTGACCGATGCGTCGTCGCTCGTGCCGATGCAGGGCGTCGAGGTCGACATCGAGGGAACCGAACGCACGACGCTGACCGACGAGGAAGGTGCTTATCGGTTTGAAAACGTGCCCGACGGCGAATACGTGCTCGTGTTTTCGTCGAACGGTTACGAGCCGGTGAAGGAATCGGTCACCGTGTCCGGCAAGACGGCGACGCGCAACGTGGATCTGAAACCGGCGAGTGGCGAGTTCACATTGCAGGAGGTGGCCGTCACCGCGCGCAAGGAGATCGCCGACGTCGCGAAACAGAGCGTGTCTCGCGAGGAGATCATGACCATGCCCGGCGGGGGCGGCGACGCGGTGCGCGTCGTGGAGTCGATGCCCGGCGTGGTGCGCAACCCCGTCAGCTCGTTCACGATCGGCCCGGCGATTCGCGGCACCAGCCCCGAGGACAGCCGCTACTATGTGGACGGGTTCGACATTCCGCAGTTGTTGCATTTCGGCGGGTTGCAGACCGTCATCAACTCGGAGTGGATCGAGTCGCTCGACTATTACGCAGGCGGGTATTCCACGAAATACGGCAACGCGATGGGCGGCATCGTCGAGATCAACACGCGGCCGCCGAACAACGAAAAATTCTCCGGCGTCGCGGACATCACGAACTATTCCAGCTTCGTGCTCGCCGAAGGCCCGTTCGACAAGGACGGCGCGTGGAGCGGCGGCGCGGCGGTACGGCGCAGCTTCATCGACTTCATCCTGCCCGAACTCATGCCCGACGATCAGGGCGCCTTCACGGTCGTGCCGCGCTTCTACGACTACCAGGCGCAGGCGGCCTGGCGGCCCAACCCCCGCCACTCCATTCGCCTGTTCGCCTACGGCTCCGACGACGCGTTCGGGCTCGTCAACAAGGAGGCGAACCAGGAGCAACCGACGGCGGATCAGACCTTCGAATTCGAAACCTGGTTTCACCAACCGTCGCTGTCGTGGACATTCACGCCCGACGCCTCGGTCACCAACCGGCTCGCCGCCGCGTACAACATCCAGAATCTGTCCATCGCCGTCTTCAAGGACACGACCTTCGACATCTCGGGCACGGTCCCCGTGGTGCGCGACGACCTGACTTGGAAGATCGCGCCGTGGAGCACGCTCGCCGTCGGCGTCGAGGGCATGGCCGGCGAGTTCCATGTGACCGCCGACGTGATTCGCCCGCCCAAGGAAGGCGACCCGAGCGCCAACCTGTTCAACGAGCGGTCGTACCGCTACGACGAGACGCTCTCGCTCGGCATCTTCGAAGGCTACATCGAGGACTCCGTCAAGATCGCCGACACGGTGATCCTGACGCCGGGGGTCCGGGCGACGGCGGGCACGTTCTATAACGAAGATATCGAGGTGACGCGGTCGTCGTTCGATCCGCGGCTTTTTACGCGCGTGTTCGCGACGAGAAAGCTCACATTCAAGGGCGCGGTCGGCGTTTATCATCAGTATCCGCAACCCGACGAGTTCCTGCCGCCCTTCGGCACCGACCAGGTCGATCCCGAGTATGCGGTCAGCTACAACGGCGGGGCGGAGTACGACTTCGGCGAGGGATGGTCGCTCGACGCGCAGGGCTATTACAAGCAACTCGAAAACCTCGTCGCGGGCACGAATGCCGACGACCCGGAACCCTACAACAACGAGGGTATCGGGCACGTGTACGGCGCGGAACTGCTCGCGCGCAAGGAACTGACCGACCGGCTCTACGGCTGGCTGGCGTACACGTTCACGGTGAGCGAGCGGCGCGATCAGCCCGGCGACGACTGGCGGTATTTCGATCAGGACCAGCGGCACAACGCGGTCGTCGTGGCGTCTTATCGGCTCGGCGAGCACTGGCGCGTCGGCGGGCGCTTCACTTACGCCACGGGGTTGCCTTTCACGCCGATCGAGTCGGCGCTTTACAACGCCGACACCGATTCCTACGTGCCGCTCTACAGCGACAAGATCAACGAAGAGCGCGACGACGACATCCACCAACTCGACGTGCGTGTCGATCGCGCGTGGGAGTACACGAACTGGCAGCTCACGGTCTATCTCGACCTGCAAAACGTCTATTTTCGCAAGCAGCCCGTGGGCTACATCTACAACTACGACTACACGCAGCGCGAGGCGCTGTCGCTGCCGACCTTCTATCCGACGCTCGGCGTCGCGGCCCGGTGGTAG